TGGCGAACGGCGTCGCGGACCGGGTGACGGTCGTCCGGTCGGACGCGGGCGACGAGCTCGACGAGGGGTCTGCGAAGCTCGTGCTCTGCAACCCGCCCTTCCACGAGGGCACCACGGTGAGCACCGACGCGGCCGAGGCGATGTTCCGCAACGCGGCCACGATCCTCCAGGCCGGCGGTGAACTGTGGTGCGTCTGGAACTCGCACCTGCGGTACCGACCCATGCTCGAGCGGCTCGTCGGACCGACCCGACAGGTCGTCCGGACCGCGAAGTTCACGGTGACGGCCTCGCGCCGGGCCGACTGAGGCGGGGACGACGACGGCCCCGTCACCGTGGTGACGGGGCCGTCGTGCGCGAGCGGTCGGGCTCAGATGTGCACGGACACCTGGGTCTGCTTGCCGCCGGCGGTCACGGTGATCACGTGGTCACCCTTCGCGAGACCGGACAGGGAGAGCTTGCCCTCGCCGTCGGCCTTGATCGCGCCCGCGGCGAGCTGCTGCTCGCCCTCGTGGGCCTGCAGGCCGGCGATGCCGGTGGGGAGGCCCCACACGGTGATCTGCGCGGTGCCGAAGAGGGCGCTGGTGCTCGTGACCTGGGCCTCGAGCTGGTCGGCGGCGTGGTCGCCGTTGCCGATCGTGAGCGTGCGCTCGACCTGCTCGCCGTCGATCGTCGCGGTCGCGGTGACGACCGTGGTGAGCTTCTTCGGAGCGGTCACGACGACCTGCGCCGCTTCCTCGTCGCCGAGGGTCACCGTCTTGGTCTTGCCGTTGGCCGCGACGGTCACCTCGGTGCCCTTCGGGCCGAGGACGTCCACGGCGACCTGGCTGTCGCTGATGCGGGTCGAGTCGACGGCGAACGCGGTGTCGGACGCGCCGTCACCCGGCTCCTCGGTGCCGCTGCCGTCGCCGGGCTCCTCGGTGCCGCTGCCGTCGCCGGGCTGCTCGGTGCCCTCGCCGGGCTGCTCGGTGCCGCTGCCGTCGCCGGGCTGCTCGGTGCCCTCACCCGGCTGCTCGGTGCCCTCGCCGGGCGCCGAGTACGTGAGGACGTAGGCCGAGCTGGTCCAGGCGCCCGTACGGCTCTCGAAGAGGAAGTGCAGGTCGTTCTCGCCCTCGTGCAGGTCGCGGGAGAAGGCCAGCGTGAACTCGCCGTCGGCGTTCGCACGCCCCGACGCGTAGGTGCGGCCGTTCGCGTCCTCCAGGTCCACCGGGCTGTAGGCGCGGACGCCGGAGCCGGAGATGGCGGGACGTGCCTCGTGGACGGTCGATCCGCTCGCCAGGGCCGGCTCGAACGTCGAGGACTTCGGCGTGTAGGTGATGTCGAGTCGCTGGCGCTCGACCCAGTCGCCGTTCGCCTGCTGGAAGCGGACGACGACCCGGTTCTCGCCCTTGTAGAGGGAGCCCTCGAGCTTCGTGGACCAGTGCCCGTGCTCGTCGGCGGTGGCGACGCCGAGCGCCGGGCCGGTGATGCCGCCGATGCTCACCGAGCCGCCGGGACGGGCGGTGCCCTCGAACGTCGGCTGCGAGGTGCGGACCTCGTCGCCGTCGTGCAGGTTCGTCACGGCCTCGACCGGGGACTGCCCCTCGCCGGGCTGCTCCCCGCCGCCCTGCTGGCCGTCACCCTGACCGGCACCCGGCTGCTCGCCGCCGCCCTGCTGGCCGTCGCCCTGACCGGCACCCGGCTGCTCGCCGCCGCCCTGCTGGCCGTCGCCGGGCTGCTCGCCGTCGCCGGGCTGCGTGCTGCCGGTGTCGACCGGGGCCCAGTTGCTCACGGCGAACAGGTCGTGGTTCGGGGTGCTGGCCGGGATCACGTCGTTCACGGCGCGGAGCGCGGCCTGCTCGGCGGCGGCACCGCCCGGGATCGTGATCTCGAAGCGGCCGTCGGCGCCGGTCGGGGCGCTCGCCACGATCGACCCCCGGTCGAGCGATGCCTCGACGCGCACGTCGCGGTTCGCGGTGCCGCGGACGACCAGGTCGTCGCCCTTCCGGTCGACGGACGAGACGACCGGGTCGGCGGCGTAGGCGTCGAGCTGCGCCTGGTCCGGAGCGCTGTGGTGCCCGTCCGCCTTGACGACCGCGGCGGTGATGACCTGCGGACCCGACGGCAGGACGGCGAGGTCGCAGGTGTACAGGTGCTGGTTCGCCGGGGTGTTGTGCCCGGTGCAGAGCAGGTGGCCCTGCTGGTCGACGACCTTGAGCGAGCCCTTCGAGACCGAGCTCGTGACCGCGACGGACGGGGTCGCGCGGCTCGCTTCGAAGACGCTGAGCCCGTCGCGCTCGCCGGTGCTCCGCGCCCCCTGGACCTCGTTGATGCCGGTGAAGCTGTCGGCGATGGGTCGCTCGTGCGTCGCGCCCGGGATCGTCGGGAGGTCGGGTGCCGCGTTGGCGGCCGTCGCGACGACGAAACCCGACGAGGTGAGGACGAGTCCGAGTGCCGCCCCGGTGGCGGCACGGGTGATCTTGCGCATGGGTTCCTTTCGGTGGGATCCGTGCCAGTGACAGCGCGGACGAGCACCCATGTTGTATTTCGCATACTGAAACTATTCCGGGTGTGAGCGATACCCCGTGCACGACGAAGCGCCCCGCCGGTGGCGGGGCGCTTCGTCGACGTGACCTCGGATCAGGCGGGGACGTAGTCGAACGTGTCGGGGTCCGGGCCCGTGCGGTGGCCCTTGTCGAGCGACGTGATCGCCGTCATGTCGTCGTCGGAGAGCTCGAAGTCGAAGATCGCGAAGTTCTCCTCGACCCGCGAGCGCGTGACCGACTTCGGGAAGACGATGTCGCCGCGCTGGATGTGCCAGCGGAGGACGACCTGCGCCGGGGTCTTGCCCGTGGCGCCGGCGATGCGGGTGATGGTCTCGTCGTCGAGCACGAGGCCCTGAGCGATCGGGGACCAGGCCTCGGTGGCGATGCCGTGCTCGGTGCCGTATGCGCGGAGCTCGTCCTGCACGAGGTACGGGTGCACCTCGATCTGGTTGACGGCCGGGGTGATCGTCGTCTCGGCGGCCAGGCGGTTGAGGTGGTGCGCCTGGAAGTTGCTCACGCCGATCGAGCGGGCGGTGCCGGCGTGGTAGAGCTCCTCCATCGCCTTCCAGGTCGGGACGAAGTCCGTCACGGTCGGCAGCGGCCAGTGGATGAGGAAGAGGTCCGTGTACCCGCCGAGCAGGTCGGCCGACTTCTTGCCGTTCTCGGCGGCGAGGGCCGGGTCGTGGAAGCCGTTGTTGAGCTTCGACGTGACGAAGATCTCCTCGCGCGGGATGCCGGACGCCTCGATGGCCTCCCCGACCTCCTTCTCGTTGCCGTACATCTCGGCGGTGTCGATGTGGCGGTAGCCGACCTCGAGTGCGGTGAGGGTCGCTTCCTTCGTGTTCTCGGGCTCGATCTGGAAGACGCCGAAGCCGAGCTGCGGGATGGTCTTGCCGTCGTTCAGGGTGATGTTCGGAACGGTCATGTCACCATGCAACCAAAGCGCCCCCAGGAGGCATTCCGGCAACACTCAGTCGGGCGCGCTGCGCGCGGGAACCGGACCGCTCAGGCGAGCGCGGCCGTGATGTACGCGAGCAGGGCGTCCCCGTACGCCACAGCCGGGTCGTCGCTCCGGAACTCCCGGGCGACCCCGTCGATCGTCGCCGTGACGACGAACCCGGCGGCGAGCGACACGAACGCCGGTCCGAGCAGGTCGCGCAGCTGGTCCTCCCGCGGGAGCCAGAGCGACTCGGACGCCTCGACCGAGTCGAGCGCCCACTCCGTCGTCCCGTTGAAGCCGAGCGAGGTGCCGCTGGGGTGGTCGTGCCGCTCCACCGTCATCTCGGAGACGGTGTAGACGTCGTCGTCGACCCCGGGCTTGTCGATGACGAACCGGTCGCCCGTCCCCGGGTGCCAGCGGAGTCCGGCGTCGCGCAGCGACCGGGCGAGTTCGACGGTGATCACCGCACCACCCTGCCACGCAGGGCCGGAGGGCGGACGCGACCCGACGGGGCCCGACGCCGTCAGGACGCGTCGCGCGGTCCGTCGTCGTGGACGTGGTCGCCGGCAAGGTCGACGTACTAGCATCGCCGAGCACCCCCGCGCGCGACGAGCACTCGTCCGCGCGCGCGGACGCGACGACGCCTGGGCGACCGGTGCCGTGCCTCCCGGCCGCTCACGCGACCACGGGCACGACCGCCGGCCGGTGTCACGGTGCCGGGGCGGCCACGAGCCGCCGCCGGGTCCTGTCCGCCCTCCCCGTCCGCCCAGCAAAGGACCCGCATGACCCTCGAGCGCGAGGAACTCCGCGACGACTGGACCGTGGCGATCGCCGGCGACCAGGTGCCGACCGGGGCACCGGCCGGGATCACGGGTCGCACGATCCCCGCCACGGTGCCGGGTCAGGTGCACACGGACCTCGAACGCGAGGGGATCGTCGCGGACCCGACCGTCGACCGCAACGAGGACGGCGCGAAGTGGGTCGGCCGGGCCGACTGGGCCTACCGGCGGACGGTGGACGTCGCACCTCGGGGCCACGAGCGCGTCGACCTGGTGTGCGAGGGGCTCGACACGGTCGCCGAGCTGAGCCTCGACGGCGTGGTCGTCGGCACCACCCGCAACATGCACCGGCGGTACCGGTTCGACCTCAACGACGTCCCGGGTGCCGCGGGCGACCGCGAGCTCGAGCTGCTCTTCGAGTCGCCGTACCGCGAGGCCGGCCGGGTCGCCGCACGCGCCGGCTCGATGCCGGGACCGTACGACGAACCGTTCCCGTACATCCGCAAGCAGGCGTCGAACTTCGGCTGGGACTGGGGCCTGACCGCGGTGACGAGCGGTCCGTGGCGTCCGGTCGCGATCGAGCGCTGGTCCACGGCGCGGCTCGCCGAGGTGAAGCCGCTGGTCGACGTCGAGGCCGGCGAGGGCGTCCTCGACGCGCACGTGCGGGTCGAGCGGTCCGGGATGAACGACCTCGACCAGGACGGTGAGGACGACGACCTCGTGCTCGTCGTCACGGTCGCCGGCCCGACCGTGGACGGCGGGACGACCCGACAGCGCTCCCGGGCGCAGCTGACCCCGAAGGACGACGAGACCGTCGTCACGGTGCGCGTGCCCGAGGTGCGGCGCTGGTGGCCGCGCGGCTACGGCGAGCAGCCCCGCTACGACGTGACCGTCGAGCTGCAGACCGTCGACGGCGAGGTCCTGGACCGCCGGACGGCGAAGACGGGCTTCCGCTCGGCCCGGATCGACACCGCGGACGACGCGGTCGGCAAGCCCTTCACCGTCGTGGTGAACAGCACCGTCATCGACGTCCGCGGCGTGAACTGGATCCCGGACGACGTCATCGTGTCGCGGGTGGACCGCGCGCGGACGGCGGACCGGCTCGGCGTCGCCGCGGACCTCGGCGTGAACCTCGTCCGCGTGTGGGGCGGCGGGGTCTACGAGTCCGACGACTTCTACGACGTCTGCGACGAGCTCGGTCTGCTCGTCTGGCAGGACTTCGCGTTCGCCTGCGCGGCCTACCCCGAGATCGAGCCGATCCGCAGCGAGGTCGTCGCCGAGGCCCGGGACAACGTCGCACGCCTGGCCGGCCACCCGTCGCTCGTGGTCTGGAACGGCAACAACGAGAACATCTGGTTGCACGACGCGGACGGCTGGGCCGAGGAGCTCGGCGACCGTGGCTGGGGACTCGACTACTACCTCGACCTCCTCCCGACGATCGTCGACGCGGTCGACCCGTCGCGCTTCTACACGGTGGCCTCGCCCTGGTCGGGTTCCGAGACCCTGCCCGCGAACGACGTCGACCACGAGACGCACCACTCGTGGGACGTCTGGAACCGGCTGTCCGACGACCACTACCGCGACTCCGTCCCGCGGTTCGTGTCCGAGTTCGGGTGGCAGGCGCCGCCCGCCTGGCGCACCCTCCGCGACGCGGTCACGGACGAGCCGCTGCGCGTGGACTCGCCCGGTGTCGTGCACCACCAGAAGGCCGACGACGGCATGGGCAAGCTGGCACGGGGGATCGAGCCGCGCTTCGGCGTCGTCGATCCGGCCGAGTTCGACCGCTGGCACTACCTGACGCAGCTGCAGCAGACGCGGGCCGTCGCGACCGGCGTCGAGCACTGGCGGACGCACTGGCCGCGGAACACCGGGGTCGTCGTCTGGCAGCTCAACGACCTCTGGCCGGTGGCATCGTGGTCCGCGATCGACTCCGCCGGGCGGCTCAAGCCGCTCGCCCACGAGCTGCGTCGGCTGTACGACGACGTCCTGCTGGCGATCCGGCCCGTCGTGCGTCCGTCCGCTGACGACGACGCGGTTCCGACGTCGTCCGGAGACCGGCCTGGAGGCGCGGACCACGTCGGCACGTCGGCTCCCCTCGACGGGGCGGCCGGGACCGCCGCGAGCGCCGGTACCGCCGACGGCGCCTCCGAGTCCGGGGGGCTCGTCGACACGCTGTCGCTCGGGGTGTCGCCCGGGTCGTTCGGACACTCGCCCGTCGAGATCGCGGTGCGGTCCTCCCGCGGCGGTCGCGACAGCGTGGTGCGGGTCCGGCGCATGCACGTGTCCGGCAGGATCCTCGCCGAGGTCACGCTGCCCGTCCGGCTGTCGGAGGCCGGCGTCGCCGTCGTCGACCTGCCCGAGTCGGTCGGCGTCCTGGACGACCCGACGCGTGAGCTCGTCGTGGCGGACATGGACTGGCGTCGTGCGGTCTGGACCGCGTCGCCGGACAAGGACGTGCAGTGGGAGCCGGCGCGGTACCGCACGACGGTCGCCCCCGCGGCCGACGGTGACGGACACCACCTGGTCGTCGAGGCCGAGTCGCTCGTGCGGGACCTGCTCGTGCAGCCGGACCGCATCGCGCCGACCGGCACCGTCGACCGCGGCTTCATGACGCTGCTGCCGGGGGAGCGCGTGGGCTTCCGGGTCCGCGGGCTGTCCGACGCCGAGGCTGCTCGCCTGACGGAGGGCGCGGCGCTCTGGTCGCTCACGGACGCTGTGCTGCCCGCGACACCTCACACTCCGCACTGATATACTGGCCGGGTCCGGTGTCACCGGACCCGGCAGGGAACGCCCCTGCCGGCCATCGTCCGGAGGTGCTGGATGTCGCTCGCAGTGCGTCGGCCGATGACGAGCACGCCTCGACGGGGTGTCCCTGCAGGAGCATCGCACCGGTTCTCGCTCGTCGTCGGCGCGCTCGACCTCGGGCTGCTCGTCGTCGCGTTCGGCGTCGCGCACGCCCTCCGGTTCCCGTGGGAGGGGCCCTCCCTCGCGACCAGCCCCGGCTGGACCGAGGTCGTGACGGCCCCCGCGATCATCGTGCTCTGGACTGCCCTGCTCTCCGGCTTCCGGACGCGCGACCCCCGCATCGCCGGCGTCGGTGGTGAGGAGTACCGACGGCTCGTGACCGCGAGCCTCGCCGCCGCCGCAGCAGTCGCCGTGATCGCCTACGCGGTCCGTCTCGACATCGCGCGGGGGTACGTGGCGATCGCGTTCCCGCTCGGCCTGGTCCTGCTCGCGCTCGGGCGCAAGGCCGTCCGCACGGTCATCGCCCGGCGCCGGGTCCAGGGGCGGCAGCTGCTCGACGTCCTGCTCGTCGGCGACCTGGACGACGTCCGCTACGTCGGACGACGCATCGTCGCCACCCCTGCCGCGGGCTACCGGGTCGCCGCCGTGGTCACCGATTGCGCCGACCTCGGCACGCAGGTCACCCTCGGCGATGACGCCTCGCAGGTCGTCGGCGGGATCGACGACGTGCTCGACGTCGCGACGTCGACCGGGGTCGCCGCCGTCGTGGTCGCCGGTGCGATCCGCGGCGGCCACGAGCGCCTGCGCCGTCTCGGCTGGCAGCTCGAGGAGCGTGGCGTCGAACTCGTCGTCTCCTCGCCGCTGGCCGACATCGCGTCGGGTCGTGTCCACGAGCGACCCGTGGACGGCTTGCCGCTCATGCACGTCGAGACGCCCGACTACGGGTGCCGTCGGGGAAAGCGTCTGCTCGACGTGGTCGGGTCCGCCGTCGGCCTGGTCGTGCTCGCGCCGCTGCTCGCGGCGATCGCCGTCGTCATCCGGCTCGACGACGGAGGCCCGGTGTTCTTCCTGCAGCGCCGGGTCGGCCGAGGCGGGCAGGAGTTCTCCATCCTGAAGTTCCGCACGATGTGCGTCGACGCCGAGGCCCGGATCGCCGAACTCGCCACTGCCAACGAGGGCTCCGGGCCCCTGTTCAAGCTCCAGCGGGACCCTCGTGTGACGCGGGTCGGTGCGTTCCTTCGTCGGACGTCGCTCGACGAGCTGCCGCAGCTGTGGAACGTCCTCACGGGGTCGATGAGCCTCGTCGGCCCCCGCCCCGCGCTGCCGAGTGAGGTCGCGGTGTACGAGGACTTCGCCGACCGGCGCCTGCTCGTCACGCCCGGCATGACCGGACTGTGGCAGGTCAGTGGTCGATCCGACCTCGACTGGGTCGAGGGCGTGCGGCTCGACCTGCACTACGTCGAGAACTGGTCGTTCGTGCACGACCTCGTGATCCTCGCCAGGACGATCCCGTCCGTCCTGCGGTCCCGCGGCGCCTACTAGCCGCCCCACCGACCCCGGCCGCGCCTTGACCCGCGGCCGGAACGGCGCACCCCCGGAGAGCAGCGGCCTCCGGGGGTGCTGCCATGTCGTCCGGTGCAGCCTGTGCGAACGGTGTCCGTTCCGGCTCCCGCCTGGGCTTCCGGTCGGGTGCGGGTTACGATGATCGGACGACGGACTTCCGCCCTCCCGGTCGACGATGACCGGACGGGCGTCGCCAGACCCAGAACAAGGAGACATGATGCTCGGAAACCTGACGGGGATCCACCTGCTGATCATCCTCGGGATCATCATCCTGCTGTTCGGTGCGACCAAGCTCCCGGCGCTCGCCAAGGGCCTGGGCCAGTCGATCAACATCTTCAAGAAGGAGATGGGCGACGACAAGAAGAAGAACGACGACGGCACCGTGAACACGGCGACGACCGGTCCGACCGTGCAGAACACGGCGCAGCCGACCGCGCAGCCCGTCGTCAACCCCGGCCCCTCGGTGCAGCCCGACGTGCACTCGACCGCCGAGCCCAAGAACTAGGACACCCAGCCCCGTCCTGTCGGCAGCCCCCGCGACCACTCTGGTCGCGGGGGCTTCGGCGTTCGGGCGACGTCCTGCTCCGGCCCTGGTCCTGCTCGACGTCAGGACGTCGTGGTCGGTGGATCGTCGAGTGCTCGGGCGGCACGTCGGGTGAGCGCCTCGAGGGGACCCCGACGCCCGGAGCGGTGGACGAGCAGTGCGGCGACGACGGCGGCCACGAGGAGGACGACGAAGGGCCCCCACCCGCCGAGTGCCGGCAGCGGGTCCGGTTCGCCCGATCGCGACCAGACGCCGATGGCCAGGACGTGCGCGCAGTAGAGCGTCAGCGCGAGACGGCCGACGGCGCTGAGCGGGAGCAGGACCGTCGGGGCGTACCGACCGAGGAGCCCGAGCGCAGCCAGCACTGCGAGGGCGATGCCGAGGGCTCCGACGAGCTCGAAGGTCGACCCGGCGTGCGGGGTGACGTCGAGCAGGCGTGCCCAGTCGATCCGTGGGAAGGGCGGGTTCTGGGCGACGATGCCGGGGCCGCCCTCCGGGACGGCGGGCGCCACCGGCGCGGAGCCGCTGCCGCTGCCGCTGCCGCTGTCCCCGCCTCCGCCGACGGGGATCATCGTCCCGACCGGTCCCGTGATGCCGAGTGCGGTGCCGATCGCGGCTCCGTACCCGGTCGCGGCGAGCCCGACACCCACCAGGAGCACCCGGCGCAGGACGTCGGCGCGGTCGAGCCCGAGTCGAGCCACGAGCACGCCCGCGAGGACGACCCCGAACCACGACA
The sequence above is drawn from the Curtobacterium sp. MR_MD2014 genome and encodes:
- a CDS encoding aldo/keto reductase: MTVPNITLNDGKTIPQLGFGVFQIEPENTKEATLTALEVGYRHIDTAEMYGNEKEVGEAIEASGIPREEIFVTSKLNNGFHDPALAAENGKKSADLLGGYTDLFLIHWPLPTVTDFVPTWKAMEELYHAGTARSIGVSNFQAHHLNRLAAETTITPAVNQIEVHPYLVQDELRAYGTEHGIATEAWSPIAQGLVLDDETITRIAGATGKTPAQVVLRWHIQRGDIVFPKSVTRSRVEENFAIFDFELSDDDMTAITSLDKGHRTGPDPDTFDYVPA
- a CDS encoding sugar transferase, whose product is MTSTPRRGVPAGASHRFSLVVGALDLGLLVVAFGVAHALRFPWEGPSLATSPGWTEVVTAPAIIVLWTALLSGFRTRDPRIAGVGGEEYRRLVTASLAAAAAVAVIAYAVRLDIARGYVAIAFPLGLVLLALGRKAVRTVIARRRVQGRQLLDVLLVGDLDDVRYVGRRIVATPAAGYRVAAVVTDCADLGTQVTLGDDASQVVGGIDDVLDVATSTGVAAVVVAGAIRGGHERLRRLGWQLEERGVELVVSSPLADIASGRVHERPVDGLPLMHVETPDYGCRRGKRLLDVVGSAVGLVVLAPLLAAIAVVIRLDDGGPVFFLQRRVGRGGQEFSILKFRTMCVDAEARIAELATANEGSGPLFKLQRDPRVTRVGAFLRRTSLDELPQLWNVLTGSMSLVGPRPALPSEVAVYEDFADRRLLVTPGMTGLWQVSGRSDLDWVEGVRLDLHYVENWSFVHDLVILARTIPSVLRSRGAY
- a CDS encoding heparan-alpha-glucosaminide N-acetyltransferase domain-containing protein, translated to MQHVNAPTRPRLAGLDAARGLAVLGMFAAHVGAADTLFDWTDPSSWPDLVNGRSSVLFALCAGASLVLLTTGPGPAGRVRDRRHVLARAATLLAIGGLLTLVPGGVLVILPTYAVLFVAALPFLRLRLRWVVLAAVLALVVGPVLALVGQAVVEMTGGSSTAGLLFTGYPAVSWFGVVLAGVLVARLGLDRADVLRRVLLVGVGLAATGYGAAIGTALGITGPVGTMIPVGGGGDSGSGSGSGSAPVAPAVPEGGPGIVAQNPPFPRIDWARLLDVTPHAGSTFELVGALGIALAVLAALGLLGRYAPTVLLPLSAVGRLALTLYCAHVLAIGVWSRSGEPDPLPALGGWGPFVVLLVAAVVAALLVHRSGRRGPLEALTRRAARALDDPPTTTS
- a CDS encoding pilus assembly protein CpaE, with amino-acid sequence MITVELARSLRDAGLRWHPGTGDRFVIDKPGVDDDVYTVSEMTVERHDHPSGTSLGFNGTTEWALDSVEASESLWLPREDQLRDLLGPAFVSLAAGFVVTATIDGVAREFRSDDPAVAYGDALLAYITAALA
- the tatA gene encoding twin-arginine translocase TatA/TatE family subunit, which codes for MMLGNLTGIHLLIILGIIILLFGATKLPALAKGLGQSINIFKKEMGDDKKKNDDGTVNTATTGPTVQNTAQPTAQPVVNPGPSVQPDVHSTAEPKN
- a CDS encoding glycoside hydrolase family 2 protein; its protein translation is MTLEREELRDDWTVAIAGDQVPTGAPAGITGRTIPATVPGQVHTDLEREGIVADPTVDRNEDGAKWVGRADWAYRRTVDVAPRGHERVDLVCEGLDTVAELSLDGVVVGTTRNMHRRYRFDLNDVPGAAGDRELELLFESPYREAGRVAARAGSMPGPYDEPFPYIRKQASNFGWDWGLTAVTSGPWRPVAIERWSTARLAEVKPLVDVEAGEGVLDAHVRVERSGMNDLDQDGEDDDLVLVVTVAGPTVDGGTTRQRSRAQLTPKDDETVVTVRVPEVRRWWPRGYGEQPRYDVTVELQTVDGEVLDRRTAKTGFRSARIDTADDAVGKPFTVVVNSTVIDVRGVNWIPDDVIVSRVDRARTADRLGVAADLGVNLVRVWGGGVYESDDFYDVCDELGLLVWQDFAFACAAYPEIEPIRSEVVAEARDNVARLAGHPSLVVWNGNNENIWLHDADGWAEELGDRGWGLDYYLDLLPTIVDAVDPSRFYTVASPWSGSETLPANDVDHETHHSWDVWNRLSDDHYRDSVPRFVSEFGWQAPPAWRTLRDAVTDEPLRVDSPGVVHHQKADDGMGKLARGIEPRFGVVDPAEFDRWHYLTQLQQTRAVATGVEHWRTHWPRNTGVVVWQLNDLWPVASWSAIDSAGRLKPLAHELRRLYDDVLLAIRPVVRPSADDDAVPTSSGDRPGGADHVGTSAPLDGAAGTAASAGTADGASESGGLVDTLSLGVSPGSFGHSPVEIAVRSSRGGRDSVVRVRRMHVSGRILAEVTLPVRLSEAGVAVVDLPESVGVLDDPTRELVVADMDWRRAVWTASPDKDVQWEPARYRTTVAPAADGDGHHLVVEAESLVRDLLVQPDRIAPTGTVDRGFMTLLPGERVGFRVRGLSDAEAARLTEGAALWSLTDAVLPATPHTPH